A stretch of the Filimonas lacunae genome encodes the following:
- the dctA gene encoding C4-dicarboxylate transporter DctA — translation MKKLSSNLTFQVLVAITAGIIAGAYFPAFADYAKLISSTFISMISMLIVPVIFFTIVLGIARMSDIKKVGRVGGKALLYFEVITTLAILIGLVVANVLKPGNGVKPLAQAAKSTATAAAKEMNWVEFFTHIVPSNIFESFTRGDILQILFFAILFGYGVSKLGGKGESLISTFEKISQVLFNMMKVVMKFAPIGAFGGMAFTIGKHGLGTLLPMGKVMLTVYITCGVFIFGVLNLVCRIYKFSLWQYLKYIRQEILIVLGTSSSESVLPNMINKMEKFGCSRSVVGLVIPTGYSFNLDGTSIYLAIALVFLTQVYNVPLSFGQQLTAMAILMVTSKGAAGVTGSGFIVLTSTLAAMHILSADNAAILIGVDRFMSEARAITNMIGNGIATVVIAKSENEFDEQQYQAAIAPAAAV, via the coding sequence ATGAAGAAACTTTCCTCTAACCTTACTTTCCAGGTATTAGTGGCCATTACAGCAGGTATTATTGCAGGCGCGTATTTTCCCGCGTTTGCCGATTATGCAAAACTGATCAGCAGTACGTTTATCAGTATGATAAGCATGTTGATTGTGCCGGTGATCTTTTTTACTATTGTACTGGGTATTGCGCGTATGAGCGATATAAAGAAAGTGGGCCGGGTAGGAGGAAAGGCATTATTGTATTTTGAAGTGATTACTACGCTGGCTATTTTGATAGGGCTGGTGGTGGCCAATGTACTGAAGCCTGGAAATGGCGTAAAGCCTTTGGCGCAGGCAGCGAAATCCACTGCCACTGCGGCGGCTAAAGAAATGAACTGGGTGGAGTTTTTTACGCATATAGTGCCTTCTAATATATTCGAGTCTTTCACCCGGGGAGATATTTTACAGATTCTCTTTTTTGCCATTCTTTTTGGATATGGCGTAAGTAAGCTGGGCGGGAAGGGAGAATCGTTAATAAGCACGTTTGAGAAGATATCACAGGTGCTGTTCAATATGATGAAGGTGGTCATGAAGTTTGCGCCTATCGGGGCTTTCGGTGGAATGGCCTTCACCATAGGAAAGCATGGCTTAGGCACTTTACTGCCTATGGGTAAAGTGATGCTTACGGTATACATTACCTGTGGCGTGTTCATTTTTGGGGTACTGAACCTGGTATGCCGCATTTATAAGTTCAGCCTGTGGCAATACCTGAAATATATCCGCCAGGAGATATTGATTGTATTGGGTACTTCTTCGTCTGAATCAGTATTGCCCAATATGATTAACAAAATGGAGAAGTTCGGCTGCTCCCGGTCGGTAGTAGGGTTGGTGATTCCAACAGGCTATTCTTTTAACCTGGATGGTACTTCTATCTATCTGGCTATTGCCCTGGTGTTTTTAACACAGGTATACAATGTGCCACTGAGCTTTGGGCAACAGCTTACGGCTATGGCTATACTGATGGTTACTTCCAAAGGGGCTGCGGGTGTTACCGGTAGCGGCTTTATTGTGTTAACCTCTACGCTGGCTGCCATGCACATTCTTTCTGCTGATAATGCGGCTATTTTGATAGGGGTAGACCGGTTTATGTCGGAAGCAAGGGCCATTACCAATATGATTGGCAATGGCATTGCTACGGTGGTGATTGCTAAAAGTGAGAATGAGTTTGACGAGCAGCAATACCAGGCGGCTATTGCGCCGGCTGCTGCTGTTTAG
- a CDS encoding family 43 glycosylhydrolase, whose amino-acid sequence MNKNVLLACVFVVCKSLCAQQQGIHPGEVWPDTKGNHIQAHGGGIIKVADTYYWYGEERAQGLDTGFRYVSGYSSKDLTHWTFMGDVLKLTDPENLGAHWILERPKVFYHKAAKKYVMYFHLDNHNYKFARVGVAVSDKPGGPFSYVKSFRPLGLESRDIGQFIDDDGTPYLIFESRPSKGFYIASLSADYREVDKQISFIHAPLEGGAIVHYKGLYYAIGSALTGWKPNPNKYATAASLAGPWSDFKDIAPPATNTYQSQSTLLLKVEGKDSTTVIFMADQWRPATQWDSRYLWMPVEMSGEKLWLPEPKPWKLNVKKGTWEYLEQK is encoded by the coding sequence ATGAACAAAAACGTATTGCTTGCTTGTGTGTTTGTTGTTTGTAAATCGTTATGCGCCCAGCAACAAGGCATTCACCCCGGCGAAGTGTGGCCCGATACAAAGGGTAACCATATACAGGCGCATGGTGGCGGCATTATTAAAGTGGCCGATACTTATTACTGGTATGGAGAAGAGCGTGCACAGGGGCTGGATACCGGCTTCCGGTATGTAAGCGGGTATTCGTCAAAAGATCTTACGCATTGGACATTCATGGGGGATGTGCTAAAGCTTACCGATCCCGAAAACCTGGGGGCGCATTGGATACTGGAAAGGCCTAAAGTGTTTTATCATAAGGCTGCTAAAAAGTATGTCATGTATTTTCACCTGGATAATCACAACTATAAGTTTGCCCGGGTAGGTGTGGCGGTGAGTGATAAGCCTGGCGGCCCGTTTAGTTATGTGAAAAGCTTTCGCCCCCTGGGTTTGGAAAGCAGGGATATTGGTCAGTTTATCGATGATGATGGCACGCCTTACCTCATATTTGAAAGCCGCCCCTCTAAAGGTTTTTATATAGCCAGTCTTTCGGCAGATTATAGGGAGGTGGATAAGCAGATCAGTTTTATACACGCGCCACTGGAAGGAGGGGCTATTGTGCATTATAAGGGGTTGTATTATGCTATCGGTTCTGCCTTAACAGGTTGGAAACCTAACCCTAATAAATATGCTACCGCCGCATCGTTGGCAGGTCCCTGGTCAGATTTTAAAGATATTGCCCCACCTGCTACCAATACCTATCAATCGCAGTCTACCTTATTGCTAAAAGTAGAAGGCAAAGATTCCACTACGGTTATTTTCATGGCCGATCAGTGGCGTCCTGCCACACAATGGGATTCGCGTTATTTATGGATGCCGGTGGAAATGAGCGGCGAAAAACTGTGGTTGCCCGAGCCTAAACCCTGGAAACTGAATGTAAAAAAAGGCACCTGGGAATACCTGGAGCAAAAGTAA
- a CDS encoding alpha-L-arabinofuranosidase C-terminal domain-containing protein, whose product MKKIPLFLLGLFLVKAGQAAPKKNEPDSVYLFSYATAKNNNHNGLHFAWSRDNVHWLAIGNEFGYVQSDYGRWGSEKRMITPYLLQGPDGTWQCVWSLNDKEPRFAGVSTKDLVYWGRQSYPEVSKGNTVLKPVIAYDAQQATYVITYTSGGKYYQVTSKNLATYSAAKEVSAAAYADKSVSLALPAGNVTGQVHRVAWPVVEKLIQNYQLKEYQRLQNAETTLQDSVRFAGLKPVDAGIQVHAELAKPISNTLLGVFFEDINYAADGGLYAELVQNRDFEYAPGDKQGRDSTWNSTHSWKVKGNGVQFAIDTVRPIHPNNPHYAVVTGGSNGGGVVNAGFDGMAVTQGAQYHVSFFARQEAGKSAKVLVQLIDGDKVIAQAVAEVRSGAWKQVSATLTASGSAANAQLYIQPMVNSIHLDMVSLFPARTFKGRKNGLRADLAQAVADIHPRFVRFPGGCVAHGDGIDNIYRWKNSIGPLEARKPQRNLWNYHQSMGLGYFEYFRFCEDMGAEPVPVLAAGVPCQNSGSSAHGGGQQEGIPLNEMDAYIQDVIDLIEYANGAPTTFWGKKRAEAGHPEPFHLKYIGIGNEDLISDVFEERFTLIYKAVRAKHPEITVIGTVGPFFEGTDYKEGWDIASKLRVPMVDEHYYQTPGWFINNQNFYDAYDRNKSKVYLGEYAAHLPGRPNNLETALAEAIYLTAVERNGDVVSMASYAPLLAKEGHTQWSPDLIYFNNTTVKTTVGYEVQKLYGINSGTSYLPAEVAVNNGQDNVKKRVAISVVKDAASGDVIVKMVNLLPVTVNAATNLKGVSIANTQAVKTVLTGKPADKVCKPVESTCTVGEQFVTSLPAYSFTVIRIKTK is encoded by the coding sequence ATGAAAAAAATTCCCCTGTTCCTTTTGGGGCTTTTCTTAGTAAAAGCCGGGCAGGCGGCCCCTAAGAAAAACGAGCCGGATTCGGTATATCTTTTTTCTTATGCCACTGCCAAAAACAACAATCACAACGGTTTGCATTTTGCCTGGAGCCGCGATAATGTGCACTGGCTTGCTATTGGAAATGAGTTTGGATATGTACAAAGCGATTATGGTCGCTGGGGATCGGAAAAAAGGATGATCACGCCTTACCTGTTACAGGGGCCGGATGGCACCTGGCAATGTGTGTGGAGTTTGAATGACAAAGAGCCCCGTTTTGCCGGTGTATCTACCAAAGACTTGGTATACTGGGGCAGACAAAGCTATCCGGAAGTAAGCAAGGGTAATACTGTATTAAAGCCGGTGATTGCCTACGATGCACAGCAGGCCACTTATGTTATTACCTATACCAGCGGTGGTAAATATTACCAGGTAACTTCTAAAAATCTCGCCACCTATAGTGCTGCCAAAGAAGTAAGTGCAGCAGCCTATGCAGATAAAAGCGTTAGCCTTGCTTTACCGGCAGGTAATGTAACAGGGCAGGTACACCGCGTAGCCTGGCCGGTGGTAGAAAAACTAATACAGAACTATCAGTTAAAAGAATATCAACGTTTGCAAAACGCAGAAACCACTTTGCAGGATTCGGTACGTTTTGCAGGTTTAAAGCCTGTGGATGCAGGTATTCAGGTGCATGCAGAGCTGGCTAAGCCTATCAGCAACACTTTACTGGGTGTTTTCTTTGAAGATATTAATTACGCTGCGGATGGTGGTTTGTATGCAGAGCTGGTGCAGAACCGCGACTTTGAATATGCCCCTGGCGATAAGCAAGGCCGTGATTCTACCTGGAACAGCACACACTCCTGGAAAGTAAAAGGCAATGGTGTTCAGTTTGCTATTGACACAGTTCGTCCTATTCATCCTAATAACCCGCACTATGCGGTAGTTACGGGTGGTAGCAATGGCGGTGGTGTAGTGAATGCCGGGTTTGATGGTATGGCGGTTACCCAGGGAGCGCAATACCATGTATCCTTTTTTGCCAGGCAGGAAGCGGGTAAAAGCGCGAAAGTGCTGGTACAGCTGATAGATGGCGATAAGGTTATAGCGCAGGCGGTAGCAGAAGTGCGCAGCGGGGCGTGGAAGCAGGTGAGCGCTACGCTTACGGCTTCGGGCAGTGCTGCCAATGCACAACTGTATATTCAGCCCATGGTCAACAGCATACACCTGGATATGGTGTCGCTGTTTCCGGCACGTACTTTCAAAGGCCGGAAGAATGGCTTACGTGCCGATCTGGCGCAGGCTGTTGCAGATATACATCCGCGCTTTGTGCGCTTTCCCGGTGGTTGTGTAGCGCATGGTGATGGCATAGATAATATCTATCGCTGGAAAAATTCTATCGGACCTTTAGAAGCCCGTAAGCCACAACGTAATCTCTGGAACTACCACCAGAGTATGGGCCTGGGGTATTTTGAATATTTCCGTTTTTGTGAAGATATGGGTGCAGAGCCGGTGCCTGTGTTAGCAGCAGGCGTGCCCTGTCAAAACTCTGGTTCCAGCGCACACGGCGGCGGCCAGCAAGAGGGCATTCCTTTAAACGAAATGGATGCGTATATACAGGATGTGATTGATCTGATAGAGTATGCCAATGGTGCGCCTACTACCTTCTGGGGTAAAAAGCGGGCCGAAGCCGGACATCCCGAACCATTTCATTTAAAATATATCGGCATTGGTAATGAAGATTTGATCTCAGATGTGTTTGAAGAGCGTTTCACCCTTATTTACAAGGCGGTGAGGGCAAAGCATCCTGAAATTACCGTAATAGGTACCGTAGGACCTTTCTTTGAAGGAACCGATTATAAAGAAGGATGGGATATTGCTTCTAAGCTGCGGGTGCCAATGGTAGATGAACATTATTATCAAACGCCCGGATGGTTTATTAATAACCAAAACTTTTATGATGCGTACGACCGCAATAAATCGAAGGTGTACCTGGGCGAATATGCGGCGCATTTACCGGGCCGGCCTAATAACCTGGAAACAGCCCTTGCCGAAGCTATCTACTTGACTGCTGTAGAAAGAAACGGCGATGTGGTAAGCATGGCTTCCTATGCGCCTTTACTGGCTAAGGAAGGGCATACGCAATGGAGCCCCGATCTTATCTATTTTAATAACACTACGGTTAAAACCACCGTGGGATATGAAGTGCAAAAGCTGTATGGTATAAATAGTGGCACCAGTTATTTACCGGCAGAGGTGGCGGTAAACAATGGTCAGGATAATGTGAAAAAGCGTGTGGCCATATCTGTGGTAAAGGATGCTGCCAGCGGTGATGTGATTGTGAAAATGGTGAACCTGCTGCCTGTTACAGTGAACGCTGCTACTAACCTGAAAGGTGTGTCGATAGCCAATACACAGGCGGTAAAAACCGTATTAACAGGTAAACCAGCCGATAAGGTATGTAAGCCGGTGGAAAGCACCTGCACGGTAGGCGAACAGTTTGTAACCAGCTTACCTGCATATTCATTTACTGTTATCCGTATTAAAACCAAATAG
- a CDS encoding DUF2264 domain-containing protein, protein MKVKTLLLVVVVLLYYPVTVVQAQKKKQPVAEQQTDRQYWLGQLDKMVSPVLRSLAHDSLRIAMPQVTSIRIDNKESRVKVMYVEVLGRALSGIAPWLQLDGGDAAEVALRNQYRQWAIEGITNALDSSKRDFMRFDIAGQQLVDASYVAYAFVRAPWLWEHLPQKQRDLLVASIKTTRRFRPVFSNWLLFSAMNEAFLCQYGYEWDVMRVDYALRQLEQWYVGDGMYSDGEHYAYDYYNSYVIHPYLAAITEIVGKKGNTYAEMTEKIKKRNERYAIIQERLINTDGSYPATGRSIVYRGAAFQHLADMAWRKKLPAQLSPAQVRCALTAVIKKTLESPATYKDGWLTIGLHGSQPDLADFYNNQGSLYICSNIFLPLGLPATDAFWADPPALWSAQKIWGGEDFHNDHSVDLR, encoded by the coding sequence ATGAAAGTAAAAACGTTACTGCTTGTTGTAGTTGTGTTATTGTATTACCCGGTAACTGTGGTGCAGGCGCAGAAGAAAAAACAGCCTGTTGCCGAACAGCAAACCGATCGCCAGTACTGGCTGGGCCAGCTGGATAAAATGGTAAGCCCCGTGTTGCGTAGCCTGGCGCATGATAGTTTACGAATAGCGATGCCGCAGGTAACCTCCATCCGTATCGATAATAAGGAAAGCCGTGTAAAAGTGATGTATGTAGAAGTGCTGGGCCGCGCTTTAAGTGGTATTGCGCCCTGGTTACAATTAGACGGCGGAGATGCGGCTGAGGTGGCTTTACGTAACCAATATCGCCAATGGGCTATTGAAGGGATTACCAATGCGTTGGATAGTTCTAAGCGCGATTTTATGCGGTTTGATATTGCCGGTCAGCAACTGGTAGATGCTTCCTATGTAGCCTACGCTTTTGTGCGCGCGCCCTGGCTTTGGGAGCATTTGCCACAAAAGCAGCGCGATTTGCTGGTAGCTTCTATTAAAACCACCCGTCGTTTCCGGCCGGTGTTTTCCAACTGGTTACTGTTCTCGGCTATGAATGAAGCCTTTCTTTGCCAGTATGGCTATGAATGGGATGTGATGCGTGTAGATTATGCGTTGCGTCAGCTGGAGCAATGGTATGTAGGCGATGGCATGTATAGCGATGGAGAACATTATGCTTATGACTATTACAACAGCTATGTGATACATCCTTACCTGGCTGCGATTACAGAGATTGTAGGCAAGAAAGGGAATACCTATGCCGAGATGACCGAGAAAATTAAAAAGCGTAATGAGCGTTATGCGATTATACAGGAACGCCTGATCAATACCGATGGCAGTTACCCGGCTACCGGCCGCTCTATTGTTTACCGTGGCGCCGCTTTTCAACATCTGGCAGATATGGCCTGGCGTAAGAAATTACCCGCACAGTTAAGCCCCGCACAGGTGCGTTGTGCGTTAACGGCAGTGATTAAAAAAACGCTCGAAAGCCCTGCTACTTATAAAGATGGCTGGTTAACAATTGGTTTACATGGCTCACAGCCCGATCTGGCCGATTTTTATAACAACCAGGGCAGCCTGTATATCTGTAGTAATATATTCCTGCCATTAGGCTTACCGGCAACGGATGCTTTCTGGGCCGATCCGCCAGCTTTATGGAGTGCGCAAAAAATATGGGGCGGGGAGGATTTTCATAATGATCACAGCGTGGATTTACGTTAA
- a CDS encoding ABC transporter ATP-binding protein, whose protein sequence is MLHLKDVKKMYPQQLVIDIPALELHSGLYWIKGANGAGKTTLLKMVAGLIPFEGDIACQGISLKHNPVAYRNLISWAEAEPLYPPFLKGTELVRLYLDIYKTATPQLLTTLTDALDMGAYIHHTIGSYSAGMTKKLSLLLAFLCNTPLVILDEPLITLDAATVTVVSNYILEAQKRSGTLFLMSSHQQLPAHVTLPVKEMIVHHYNLMEV, encoded by the coding sequence ATGCTTCACCTGAAGGATGTTAAAAAGATGTATCCGCAGCAGCTGGTAATAGATATTCCTGCTTTAGAACTACACAGCGGATTATACTGGATAAAAGGAGCCAACGGGGCAGGGAAAACCACGTTGCTGAAAATGGTAGCCGGACTGATCCCTTTTGAGGGTGATATCGCCTGCCAGGGAATAAGTTTGAAGCATAACCCGGTAGCTTATCGAAACCTGATCAGCTGGGCCGAAGCCGAACCCTTATATCCTCCTTTTTTAAAAGGCACAGAACTGGTGAGATTATACCTGGATATTTATAAAACAGCTACCCCACAGTTGTTAACTACCTTAACCGACGCGCTGGATATGGGCGCTTACATTCACCATACCATAGGAAGCTATTCGGCAGGGATGACCAAGAAATTGTCGTTGCTACTGGCCTTTTTGTGTAATACACCGCTGGTAATATTGGACGAGCCGTTGATTACACTGGATGCCGCTACTGTAACGGTAGTAAGCAATTATATACTGGAAGCGCAAAAGCGGTCGGGCACCTTGTTTTTAATGAGTTCGCACCAGCAACTACCTGCGCATGTAACCCTGCCGGTAAAGGAAATGATTGTTCATCACTATAACCTGATGGAAGTATGA